In the genome of Flavobacteriales bacterium, the window ATCGAAGGTCACGGTCACTTCCTGAAACTCGGCTATTATAAAATGAACCTCGATCTGATGCAAACGCAAAGCTATGATGATGTCATCGCCATGGTTCGGGAAGAGGTGAAAAAGAAAAAGCCGGGAGAGTGGATTCTCGGGAGAGGCTGGCATCAAAGCAAATGGACACATATGCCGGAAAACATGGTCAACGGTTTTCCTATCCATGATGCACTGAGTGCCGTTTCGCCCGATAATCCGGTATGGTTGATCCATGCCAGCGGTCATGCCGGACTTGCCAATGCCAAAGCCATGGAGGTTGCAGGAATTTTGGATCATCCCGATGCCCATGTGGAAGGTGGGGAGATAGTCCTCGATACACGCGGAAAACCAACAGGCATTTTTAACGAAGATGCCCAGGACCTGATCGATGATCACATTCCGGAACATACTTTGGAATCCGATATGGCAGCCTTGAACCTGGCTGTCCTCGAATGCCTGCGCAACGGGATCACCAGTTTCCAGGATGCAGGTTCCAAAGGACGTGAGTTGGAGGCATTCTTCACTGGACTTAAAAAGTCCGATCTTGGGATACGTCTCTATGTGATGTTATCCGCAGAAGACCGGGCGACGGTGGAGCAGTGGTTGGAAAAGGAACCCGTTGTTGGTCTGGACGGACATTTTCTGACCATCCGGTCGATCAAGATCCATGCGGATGGAGCCCTGGGTTCCAGAGGAGCATGGTTACTCGAACCTTATTCAGATATGCCTTCAACCTCAGGCATGGCTACGGAAGATATGGACTATGTGACCCAGGTATGCGAGAAAGCCCTTCAGAAAGGCTACCAGGTTTGTACCCATGCCATAGGCGACCGGACAAACCGGGAAATTCTGGACCGGTATGAGGCGGCCTTTAAAAAGTATCCGAAACAGGCCGATGATGTACGCTTTCGGATAGAGCATGCACAACATATAAACCCACAGGATATTCCCAGGTTTGCTGCGTTAGGTGTGATCCCTTCCATGCAGGCCATTCACCTGGCTTCCGACAGGCCATGGGCCATTGATCGCCTGGGAGAGAAGCGCATTGTGGAAGGGGCGTACGTTTGGCGGAAGCTTTACGATACCGGATGCCGCATTATCAATGGAACAGATGCACCCGTAGAACCCGTAAACCCTATTCCCTGTTTTTATGCCTCGGTGTCACGAAAAACACTGGATGGTAAACCGGAAGGGGGCTATGAACCCGCTCAGAAAATGACCAGGGAAGAAGCCCTTCGTTCCTATACCATCGACGCCGCCTACGGTGCGTTTGAAGAAGACATCAAGGGGTCTGTTGAGGTTGGCAAACTGGCCGACCTTACCATATGGTCGAAAGATATTATGAAAGTGGATGAAGCGGAGATCCTGCAAACAAAAGCATTGATGACGATTGTCAACGGAGCGATTAAATACAATGCCATGGACTAGTGGCGTGAATATACCATCCTCCGGTTCACGATTATCATTATTTTAGCGCTCGTCTGAACCGAAATCTCAATCATGCCATGATCCGTTACACCACCCTTTTCCTTTTTCTTCAGATTGCCTTTCTGACATCCTCTGCGCAACACACTTTTACCCACCAGGACAGCCTTCGGGGTAGCATCACACCCGAAAGGGAATGGTGGGACCTTACCTTTTACCACCTGGCCATAAAGGTGAATCCATCTGACAAAACAATTACCGGAACAAATGAAGTTCGCTTCACTGCCCTTAAAGATGGAAAAGTCATCCAGATAGACCTTCAGAATCCCATGAAGATCACTGAAGTGAAATATAAGGATGCGGTTTTAAAAGTGAGGGATGATGGCAACGCGCATTTTATCACCCTGCCTGAAATCGTTAAAAAAGGGAGTCAGACCTCAGTTCTGATATCGTTTGGCGGTGTGCCGGTTGAAGCCGCCAATCCGCCATGGGACGGAGGGATCACCTGGAGAACGGACCGGAATGGAAAACCATTTATTGCATCTTCGTGCCAGGGAATCGGTGCAAGCATCTGGTGGCCATGTAAAGACCATGAATATGATGAGGTGGATAGCATGAAGATCAGCGTGACTGTTCCCGATTCACTCGTCGCCATTTCCAACGGAAGGCAATACGCATCCGCCGGAAGAGAAGGCTGGGCTACCTACCACTGGCAGGTGTCCAATCCGATCAACAATTACGGGGTAAGCATCAATATCGGTGACTATGTTCAGATGCACGAAACTTATGGTGGAGAAAAAGGCAACCTGGACCTCGACTACTGGGTTCTCAGCTACATGAAAGATACGGCGGAGGTGCAATTTCAACAGGTACCCAGGATGGTCCGCGCATTTGAGCATTGGTTTGGTCCGTATCCGTTCTATGAAGACAGCTACAAACTGGTTCAGGTGCCCTTCCTCGGTATGGAACACCAGAGCGCAGTGGCATATGGCAATGGCTTTATGAATGGTTACCGTGGACGTGATCTGAGCCTCACCGGCTGGGGGTTGAAGTTTGACTATATCATTATCCACGAATCCGGGCATGAATGGTTTGCCAATAACATCACCCATCTGGATGCGGCCGATATGTGGGTTCATGAAGGATTTACCAGTTACTCAGAGTGCCTGTATCTCGATTATTATTACGGAAAGGAAGCTGCCGCAGAATACATTATAGGGACCCGGCCAGGTATCCGAAATGACCGCCCCATCATTGGAAATTATAACGTGAATAATCCGGGGTCCGGAGATATGTACTACAAGGGCGCCAATCTCCTGCACATGATCCGTACTACGGTTCAGAACGATAGCATCTGGCGTTTGACCTTGCGGGGGCTGAATCGGGAGTTCTATCACAGGAATGTGAGCTCAAAACAGGTCGAAGAATACATCAGCAAAAGTGTCGGGAGGGATTTATCGCACGTTTTCGATCAGTACCTCCGCGATGTGCGTATTCCGGTGCTGGAATACATGCTGACAGATCGCGGGGTCAGGTACCGTTGGGTGCAGTGCGTGCGTGAATTTGACCTTCCTGTACAGGCCATGGTGGATGGTAAGATGGTCTGGCTGGAACCTCAGACAACCTGGAAACAACTGGATGTAGAAGGAGGCGTTTCAAGCTTTGCCGTATCGCAAGACTACTACGTTGCCACCCTTAACCTGACCGGGGATGTTTTTAAAGCAAAGGAGAGTCCGGGTGAACAAGGGGAATGACAGCGAAAGTATCCTGACACGTCCGGGGCTACTGGTGGCGATGTGCCTGACTCTTGGCCTGGCGCCATTTGTGCCTGAACCTCATATCTGGGGAAAGATACGCTGGATTGCCGGTGGGGCAGTGGGCATGCAGTTCATAGACTGGTTTGATGTGGTACTACATGGTACGCCATGGATACTTTTACTTAGATGGGGTGTGTTGAAAATGACGGGTAAATTCCGACGGACAAAGGCAGAATAACTTCTTGTCCCCCCTTCCGTATAGGAATCTCAAACAAGTCATATTTTCTTTACATTCGTTGGTAGAAATCTAATTGCAAAAGCCCCATGAACGTCCAGCGCATATTTGATATTCTTCCCTACATCCTGTCGGAGTATCCCCAGGAAGATTGTTTTGGTGCCAAAGTGAACGGTCAATGGACTGGCACCTCCACGGCTGCCTATGTTGAAACGGTGAAGCACCTGAGTGCCGGATTGCTTTCGTTGGGCCTTAAGCCGGGTGATAAAGTGGCCATGGTCTCCAATAGCAGACCGGAATGGAACTTTACGGACATGGCCATCCTGTCCGC includes:
- a CDS encoding amidohydrolase; the encoded protein is IEGHGHFLKLGYYKMNLDLMQTQSYDDVIAMVREEVKKKKPGEWILGRGWHQSKWTHMPENMVNGFPIHDALSAVSPDNPVWLIHASGHAGLANAKAMEVAGILDHPDAHVEGGEIVLDTRGKPTGIFNEDAQDLIDDHIPEHTLESDMAALNLAVLECLRNGITSFQDAGSKGRELEAFFTGLKKSDLGIRLYVMLSAEDRATVEQWLEKEPVVGLDGHFLTIRSIKIHADGALGSRGAWLLEPYSDMPSTSGMATEDMDYVTQVCEKALQKGYQVCTHAIGDRTNREILDRYEAAFKKYPKQADDVRFRIEHAQHINPQDIPRFAALGVIPSMQAIHLASDRPWAIDRLGEKRIVEGAYVWRKLYDTGCRIINGTDAPVEPVNPIPCFYASVSRKTLDGKPEGGYEPAQKMTREEALRSYTIDAAYGAFEEDIKGSVEVGKLADLTIWSKDIMKVDEAEILQTKALMTIVNGAIKYNAMD
- a CDS encoding M1 family metallopeptidase yields the protein MIRYTTLFLFLQIAFLTSSAQHTFTHQDSLRGSITPEREWWDLTFYHLAIKVNPSDKTITGTNEVRFTALKDGKVIQIDLQNPMKITEVKYKDAVLKVRDDGNAHFITLPEIVKKGSQTSVLISFGGVPVEAANPPWDGGITWRTDRNGKPFIASSCQGIGASIWWPCKDHEYDEVDSMKISVTVPDSLVAISNGRQYASAGREGWATYHWQVSNPINNYGVSINIGDYVQMHETYGGEKGNLDLDYWVLSYMKDTAEVQFQQVPRMVRAFEHWFGPYPFYEDSYKLVQVPFLGMEHQSAVAYGNGFMNGYRGRDLSLTGWGLKFDYIIIHESGHEWFANNITHLDAADMWVHEGFTSYSECLYLDYYYGKEAAAEYIIGTRPGIRNDRPIIGNYNVNNPGSGDMYYKGANLLHMIRTTVQNDSIWRLTLRGLNREFYHRNVSSKQVEEYISKSVGRDLSHVFDQYLRDVRIPVLEYMLTDRGVRYRWVQCVREFDLPVQAMVDGKMVWLEPQTTWKQLDVEGGVSSFAVSQDYYVATLNLTGDVFKAKESPGEQGE